From the genome of Pseudomonas migulae:
GCCCCATAACAATGCGTGGAGGATGATCCGGGTCACGGCGAACAGCGAGCCGTTGTCGCGCACCAGTATCAGCCAGCGACCGTCACGCGTCTGGGTAGCCACCGCATCGCAACTGTCGCGGGGCAGGGTCGGGTCGTCGGAATCGGCGCAGTCGTCGAGCATGTGGATCCTGCCGTCCAGCGGCAGACCTGCCGGTATGTGCCGCAGGGCGCCGCTGAGGTAGCGATGCTCGGCATCGAACAGGCCGTAGGCGTCGATGCCACGAATGTCGAAGGTCATGCTGACGGCGAGGGCGTCCACCAGTTGTTCGCCGGAAAAGCGCGAGAACAAATGCTGGCGTTGCATCAGCGAGTGTTTGGCCAGGTTATCCAGGTAAGCGGACACCTCGTAGTACATGACCCCCATGAGGATCCCGCTCCAGAGCACGAACAGCGAACTGTAGAGCGCCAGCAACCGGCTGCTGGAAGAACGCCAGCCTTTAGAGGGGTTCGGCAATGACATAACCCGAGCCTCGCACGGTCCGAATCAGTGGGACATTGCCGGGCGGGTCGATCTTCTTGCGCAATCGGCCGATGTGCACGTCGATCAGGTTGGTGCCGGGGTCGAAGTGATAACCCCAGACCTCTTCGAAAATCATCATCCGCGACAGAATCTGCCCGGTGTTGCGCATCAGGAATTCCAGCAACTTGTACTCGGTGGGCAACAGCGTCAGCAGTTGCCCGTCGCGGCTGGCTTCGTGGCTGATCAGGTTCAGCTCCAGGTCCGCCACCCGCAGCGTGGTGGCCTTGGCGGTCACGGTGTTCTGGCGGCGCAGCAACACTTCGACCCGCGCGGCCATTTCATCGGTGGCGAAGGGTTTGGTCAGGTAATCGTCACCCCCGGCACGCAAACCGCGCACGCGCTCATCGACATCGGAGAGGGCGCTGATCATCAGGATCGGCGTCGACACGCCCATGGTTCGCAACGTTGTGACAATCGCCAGGCCATCGAGCTCGGGCAACATGCGGTCCAGGGTGATCAGGTCATAGTTGCCGCTGACCGCGCGCTCAAGGCCTTCGCGGCCATTGTCGACCCAATCGACATCGAGGCCGTGGCTGCTCAGTTCGGCGACGATTTCCCGGGCGGTCACGGCGTCGTCTTCGATGGTCAATATGCGGGTCATAGGGCGGACCTGATAGTCAGTTCAAGGCAAGTGTGTGGGCATTCTGCCAAGAAATGCCGTCGACTTTTTAAATTAACTTTCATGTGGCGCATGGGATGCCGGGATCGTTGATATCATATAGCCATAAATTTAAAGGGAGCTGCACTGTGCGCACATGGATTCGCCGGGGCGGGATGCCGATTATTGTGTTGTTGCTGTGTGTCATCAGCGGTAGTGCCTGGGCGGGTAACACGCCGTGTTCGGGAAAGAAGGGCGGTATCGATCGCTGTGATGGCGACCTGTTCCTGTGTAATGACGGCTCTATCAGCGCGTCGAAGAAAAGTTGTTCGTCCATTTATGGCGATTCAAACCAGGCTCGCCCCCAAACCTTGTTGAAGAGCGCCGATGGCTGCACCTGCGGCTCGGGCTCGTTTTGTACAGGGCCACGAGGTGGGGTTTACTGCCTGACGCCCAGCGGTAACAAGAGCTACAAGCGCAAGTAATTCATCCGCAATGCATAAAACCCGCTGCGAGCGGCCATTCCTTGCAAAATGCATGGACATGAGAAGTTCAAACTTTGTAAGTCATTGAAAAATATTAATTTATTGAGATCTTGCGACTGGCACGTTGACTGCAATTCCTCTTTTGACGAGTTGTAACAACATCTTTCCTGCCTGGAGCGACATAACAATGAATAGATCCTCTGATGGTTTCTATCCTGCCGCAGAAGAGTCCAGCACGTTGTCGGGCGTTTCCTGGGGCGCGATTTTCGCCGGTGCCGCTGCGGCGGCGGCGTTGTCGTTGATCCTGGTACTGCTCGGAGTCGGTCTGGGTTTTTCGGCGGTTTCCCCTTGGGCCGATGAAGGCGTCAGCGCCAAGGGCCTGGGCATTTCAACCATTATCTGGCTGGCCGTGACCCAAATCGTCGCTTCCGGACTGGGTGGTTACATTGCCGGTCGCCTGCGGGTGAAATGGGCGAACATGCATGGCGATGAAGTCTACTTCCGCGACACGGCCCACGGCTTCCTGGCCTGGTGCGTGGCGACGCTGGTGACCGCGATGCTGGTCGTCGGCTCGGTCAGCGGCGTCGTCAGTGGCGGTGTGCAAGCCGGTGCGAATATGGTCGGTGGGGCCGCCAGTGCGGCGACGCAAGCGGCCGGCACCGCCGCCGGTAACACCGACAGCGACCAGTACGGCTATTTTGTCGACAGTCTGTTCCGCGACGATCGCCCGGCCGCCATCAGTGATGACGCTGCCCGCGGCACGGTGACCCGCATCTTCGTGCGCTCCCTGAGCAACGACGGTCAACTGGCGGCCGAAGACCGCACGTATCTGGCGCAACTGGTGGCGCAACGGACCAACCTCACTCAGGCCGACGCTGAACGTCGTGTCGATGAAGTCTATGCCCGCACCCAGAAAGCCGTTGCCGACGCGAAACTGGCCGCTCAACAAGCTGCCGACACGGCTGCCAAAGTCGCTGCATGGACATCGTTGTGGATGTTCATTGCACTGCTGATCGGTGCGTTTTTTGCCAGCCTCGCCGCCACGTTCGGCGGTCGTCGTCGGGATGCCGTGGTGTATCTGGAAACAGATGATTACGTGACCACCGTGCCTGTTCGCTAACCCTGGAGAATCATCATGCGCTCATTACTATTGTTCTTTCTCGGTGTACCCATCCCGATCATCATCCTGATCGCCCTGTTCATGCATTGATCCTCTGAGGCTCATGCCTCTGCCGCTTCTGCCTCGGGCAGAAGCGGCGTTTTGCGTTTCATGCGGCTGATAACCTCGAAAGATGATTTTTTAATTAGATATAAGCTGAAACAAATTAATTAGTGGGTCGATGTTGCGGGGTTAGTTGCTATTTTTCTGAGATACAGATGATGCGTATTCTCATTTGGTGCACTCATGAGAGTGCTGGAAGTGCAGGTGGGGGTGGTGTTTTTACAGTGCTGAGCTTGTGGTGTTACATCCTGTCTATTGTTCTCGCTTGCTGGATATTATTTTTTGAATAGCATTGCTGCGCTTCTACTTCATGAAATTTATCGAGAGATACATGGATTCGTTAGAGGCGTACCTTCCTGTTGAACCATCAATGCAAAAATACTTCCCGCTCCATGATTGGTCGTTGTTAAAAGGGGGTGAAGTTGAGTTTATGTATGGGGAAATGTGTCAGCATGCCGAACTCATCGCCTGTGAGGCATACCTCACTATCTTTCGCGATTTCGGATTAGAAGATCTATCCAGGATGTTGGCTTTTTCCCAAACGCGTGACCGGGGCTTGAAGGGTAAGGTGCTTGATCTTAAGGCCTCGGGTGTCGGTGTCGACAGCTTTTATCAATGCGTCGGCCAGGGCGTTTTTCCCATCTCGCCCGTTACCAGGCCTGTCGAGCAGTTGGAAAACTGTGAGGAACCTGATTTCCTGCACGATATGATCGGCCATGTTCCTTATTTGCAGGATGACGAAGTTGTCCAATTAATGCTTGGCCTTTGTCATCATCTGAACAGCACTGTGGATGATGCTGTTAAGGATCAGTTGATGAAACTATGGTTTCATGTTTTTGAATTTGGGCTGGTGCTTGAGAAAGGACAGCTCAAGGCGTTTGGTGCCGGGCTTATCAGTTCCAGAAGAGCTTTTTTAAACATAAAGGAATCACCGATTTTATTTGCCTCGAAAGAATCGGTATTGAACGCGGATATCAGTGCCGATGGGCTTCCGCATTGCTATTTTCTACATCAGGGAAAAGCGGAGTTGCTTGAGTTTACCCGTTCTACTTTGCAAGAGATGGTGGCCGCATGATTGATCAACAGTCGCTGAGTGTGTTGCCTGAGTTGATGCATAAATTAAAAAGCGGGTTTTCTCCGGGTAGCGATTTCTCCATCCCCTTGGATCATCATGATCAAGAAATATTAGAATCGCTGGTTCAGCGGCTGAAAAATACAGATCCTTATTTTTCACCTGACTATATGGGGCATATGTCCTCGTACGTGCATCCGCTTTCCTCGTCAGCTTATTGGTTAGCCATGCAGCTCAACAGCAACAACCACTCTTATGACGGCGGACGCGCGACGACTGAGCTGGAGCATGAGTGCATCAGCGAACTCGGTAACCTGTTTGGCTGGAACACTGCACAAGGGCATTTGTGCAGTGGCGGTACAATCGGTAATTTTGAAGCACTCTGGAGTGCCAGAGAGCAGGGCTGTAACGTTGTGATTGCCAGCCGCAGCGCTCACTACTGCCATAAGCGCGCAGCGGGCATTCTCGGGATGACTTACCTGGAAGCCCGCGTCGATGAACAGCATCGCATCGACCTGGAACATGTCAGCGAAATGCTCGCCGGGTCTGGTTCTGCGGTTATCGTCGCGACGTGCGGTACGACAGCCGTTGGCGCGGTGGATGGCATTGCGCAGCTGGCCAGTCTGGCGATGTCGCATTCGTCATTGCTGCATGTCGATGCTGCCTATGGCGGGTACTACAGGCTTGTAGCCTCATGCCTCGACAAGAAGGTTGGCAGTGACTTGCGCGCCATCACGCTTGCCGATTCAGTTGTAGTAGACCCGCACAAGCACGGAATGCAGGGGTTTGGTTGCGGGGCGGTGCTGTTTCGCGATGACCGGCAACGGGTGTATGCCCACGAAGCACCCTACACCTATGGAGACAAGACAAGGGACCACCTTGGGTTGATCAGCCTCGAGTGCTCTCGACCGGGTGCAGCCGCCGCCGCACTATGGGCCACATTGCAGGCATTTCCGTTGGTTGCCGAAGGGCGGTTTGGCGAGCGATTACGTACTTGCCATGATCAGGCAATCGCCTTCTACGAAGCATTGCTGGATCATCCCCGTTATCGCCCGCTCTTGAAACCGGACACCGATATCGTGTGCCTTGTCCCCAGAGCGTGTGCTGATCCGGTCGACCAGCTGACAATGGTCCAGCAGGATGTCACCCGTTTGAAGACTGCCGGCATCCATGTGGCGACGATGCTGTTTGAAAGCCCGGGAGCCCCGGTTCTCCATGGCATCCGTTGTGTGATGATGAAGCCGGAGCACGGGGGGACAGCACAGCGACTGCTTGAAATACTGGGCACTCCCGGGTCTATGATCTGAAGCGCTATGGATTCAGTCCTCGAGCATGGGGGTACTGACAAACTCTTTTAAACCCTCGGCATAGGCGGCGAATGCGCTGATGTGTGGAAACGGCTGATCCTCCACCTGGTCAGGCACCACCAGATGGGTGAAGCTCCAGGCCACCGCCAGCGTAATCCCGTCCTGATCGATCGAGCCGTCAGTCTTCAGCGGTTGCATTTCCAACTCCCGCTCCAGCGCCGAGAACGCCGCCGCCAGTTGCCCTTCGACCCGTTCCACCCACGGCTCGAACTGAATCTCGGCGGGGCGCAGGTTGCGTTCGTAATAAAGCTGCACGGACTTCTCGCACGCTGCCAGCGCCAGGCCGATCAAGCGTAACGAACGCAGGCGTTGGTCGAGTTTGTCGGGCATCAGGCTTTTACCCGGTGCCGCCAACGCCTCCAGGTATTCGATGATCAATGTCGAGTCGATCAGCACCTCGCCATCATCCAGCACCAGCGTCGGCGCCTTGACCACCGGGTTGATCTGCTGGAATTGCTCGAAGTGCCGAAACACCGAAACCGATTGGTGATCGAGGTCGATGCCCAGGCGTTTGGCCGTAATGGCTACCCGTCGTACGTAGGGCGAATCCAGCATGCCGATCAGTTTCATTGCACCGCTCCTTCAGATGACCGTTTCGGGATGGATAACCTTAGCCGAGGTTCCACGTGCTGCAAAAACCTGTTGCACTTGCGGCTCATCTACCCGCAAATGCGGTCGATAACCCCTTCAGTCGCAGCCGTTTGTCTTCTATATACAGCCGCTCGATTGAATTTCTTGCTATAAACGCACTCCGATAACCACCGCAAAGGCTGCCATAGAGCACTTTCAGGGCTTTGTCGGACAAATTCGCTGACTTTTCAGTTGCTGGGGCCTCAAGTCGGCCTTAGACTGCCGCCCCTCGTAAATTGAGTGCCGGGTGGCGCTTGGAATAAACGGCGCCTTTCCGACGGCCAGACACGGTCAGCCGGAACGCTCCCTAATTCGCCTTAATGCACGTTTTTTTATAGAGATATCAATGACAAAGGACAAGTTGCTGGCCATGCCGGCGGATGACTACATGAATGCCGAGCAACATGCTTTTTTCTCTGAGCTGTTGCAGAACATGAAAGTCGAAACCCACGAGCGCATCGAGCAGAACCGCATCGCCATCGAAAGCCTGGACACCCCGGCCGATCCGGCTGACGCGGCGTCTGTCGAAGAAGAGCGCACCTGGCTGGTGAACGCGATCGATCGCGACCAGCGCATGTTGCCTCAGTTGGAACAGGCACTGGAGCGCATCAAGGAAGACAGCTTCGGCTGGTGCGACGACAGCGGCGAGGCCATTGGCCTGAAACGCCTGCTGATCAGCCCGACCACCAAGTACTGCATCGAAGCTCAAGAGCGTCACGAACAGATCGACAAGCACCAGCGTCAGGCCTGATTTCGTAGCGCCCCGCATCGCGGGCCAGTCCCACTCCTGAGGAGCAAGGCTGGCCCGCGATGCTTTTTTTCGTCTGCGAAAAACCTCGGGCACTTCTATTGATCTGCTGCATGCCCACTACTAATGGACCATGGATAATGGCGTTGTAGTGGCGTTTAATGCAGACACAATAATTAGAAGTTAAGTGGGGTGACGAAGATGACGAGAGACGGATCTCTGGTTGGGGCAGTGCCTGCACCAGTGCCTTTACCGGAAAACCGCTGGCTGACGCCGACCCTGCAAAGCATCGCGCTGGTGCTCTTGCTGTGTGGCATGACGCTGGGCGGCTGGTCGCTTTACCTCGGCCTGCCGCTGGCCGTGCTGATTATCTGGCTACCTCGGCTACGTTCCCGAGCCATCCCCAAAGAACTATCCGCCGACAGCTCCAGCGCAATCGCCGAGCTGACTCGCGATCTTTCCTACACCACCAGTCACAACGCTCTGTCAGCCGCTGGCGTGGCCTATTCGGTCAAACAGTTGGCGGACAAACTGCAATCGCAACTCGGTGCCGCGGCACAGATTGTCAGCAACGCCGAAGTGATGATCGCCACCGAACACGCGACCTCGACCCTCAGTCGAGCCGCCCTCAGCGCCGCCAGCGAAGCTCACCAGAGCAGCGCGGCAGGGCGCACGGAGCTGGTCGAGTCCATCAGCCGCATGCATCAACTCAGTCAGCGCGCCAGCAACAGCCGTGAGCTGATCGAAGCCCTGAGCTTGCGCAGCGACGATATCCAGCGGGTCACGCTGGTGATCCAGTCCATCGCCAGCCAGACCAACCTGCTGGCCTTGAACGCGGCAATCGAAGCGGCCCGGGCCGGAGAACACGGGCGCGGGTTTGCTGTGGTCGCGGATGAGGTGCGCGGCCTGGCTGCGCGTACGGCAACGGCGACCGGTGAAGTTGGCGAGATGGTCGCCGATATCCAGCAACGCACCGCGCAGGTGGTGGAGCAGATCCGCCAGTTGTCCAGCGATCTCGACATCGGCGTCCAACAGGTCGAGCACACCGGTGAGCACCTGGAAAACATCGCGCGCCTGGCGGCTGGCGTCGAAAGTCAGGTCGGCGAAATCGCCAGGGGTGCCGAGACCAACCGTGAGCAGCTCGACAGCCTGTTTCATGCCATCGAGCAGATGCGCGGCGACCTGGCGATCAGCGATCAACAGACTCAGCGCCTGGCTCAGGCTGCGGTGCAGATGGAAGGGCAGGCTGAAACCATCAGTGAGCGTCTCGCCGAAGTCGGACTGGATGACTATCACCAGCGGATTTATGACCTTGCCCGTGAAGGCGCGAGTCAGATAGCGGCGCGTTTCGAAGCTGATATCGACCAGGGCGTTGTCAGTCTTGATGATTTGTTTGATCGCAGTTATCAGGCCATTCCCAATACCAGCCCGGCGAAGTTCCAGACGCGTTTCGACCGTTACACCGATAAGATTTTGCCGGCGATTCAGGAGCCGTTGTTGCCGCGTCATGAAGGGCTGGTGTTTGCCATCGCCTGTACGCAGCAGGGTTATGTGCCGACCCATAACAAAGTGTTCAGCCAGCCGCTGACGGGGGATGTGCAGGTTGATACGTTGCAGAACCGTACGAAACGCAAGTTTGCCGACCGTACCGGGATTCGGTGTGGCAGCCATCAACAGGCTGTTTTGTTGCAGACGTATACGCGGGATACCGGGGAACTGATGCATGATCTTTCGGTGCCGATCATGGTCAAGGGGCGGCATTGGGGTGGGTTGCGTTTGGGGTATAAGCCGGAGAATGCTCGCTGAGTTGAGCGGTTGGGGGCATATCCATTTCTGCGGTAACGGCGGCTAATGGTTTCGCCCTTACGGCGAGTCACTTGGAGAAGCGCCAAGTAACCAAGCGCTTTTGCCCCTTTCGTTCGGTGGCTCGCTAAGGCTCGCCATGCCCTCCTTCCGGTCCTGCTCCGTGGGCCCGCCGCCATCGGCCATCCATGGCCGGGGGCGGCTAACCCGGCATCCCTGCCGGGTTGCCCACTGCGCAGAACCTCCACTCGGCCTCTCGAGGGGGCGACGACCGCGACAGCACCGCGAGGCGGCCTTCGGGCCGACCTGGCTCTTCGGATATATGCATTCCCCTGTGGGAGCTGGCTTGCCAGCGATGGTCGTTAACGATGACGCGTGCGGTCTGAAGGAACGCGGCGTCTGGGCGTTCATCGCTGGCAAGCCAGCTCCCACAGGGTTCTGGGTACATCCGCAAAAACAGGTTGTCTCCCACAGGGTTCCGGATACATCCGCAAGAACAGGTCGTCTGTCAGGCCGCATTCGCGAGCAAGCCCGCTCCCACAGTGGATTGTTGGTGGGCGTTACATTGGTGTTCACCCCCGATGATCCTGACGAACTTCAGGCCGGCTCTCAGGCCGCCTCGCTTTGGTTTTTGATCTGGCTTTTGATCTTGATCTGCCCCGTCGGAAGGCCGAGCGCAGGTGCTGCGGAGTGGGCAACCCGGCAGGGATGCCGGGTTAGCCGCCCCCGGCCATGGATGGCCGATGGCGGCGGGCCCACGGAGCAGGACCGGAGCGAGGGAATGGCGAGCCTAGGCGAGCCACCGTACGTCAGGGGCGCTTGGCGCTTGGTTACTTGGCGCTTTTCCAAGTAACTCGCCGTAAGGGCGAAACCATAAGTCGCCGTTACCGCAGCAACGGATATGTACACCATCAAACCCTACATCGCCCAACACACAGCCATCGCAGGCAAGCCAGCTCCCACAGGGTTCCGCGACCATCCGCGGGACCTGAACCGGCAGCCATTTTCTCAAGCAATCTGCATCACGGCATTATTGCGGTTCTGGCAATTAATCTATGCAGCGCAGTCGCTTTTTCCTCGCCGATGAACTCATTACCCTGTCCGCATGGTTAGGTAGCTAATGAAATCAAGAGGTCAGCATGCAAACCAGAGTCGATGTCGCGGTGATGATTGGCAGCGGCGTGCCCGCCTGTTTGCGTGCGGCGGGGCAGAGTGTCTGCTGGGTCGTGTTGCTGAACGGCGAACGCCGGGGGACGGCATTCTCCAGTCGCGAAGAAGCACAAGAGTGCAGGGCTGCCTGGTTGGCGCAACTAAGTGCCGAAGCCCCCGACAGCCTGCATTGACTAGTGAACCTGATGCATCCGCAGGTTCAAGTCGTCGACCACCCGCGCCCAATCAGCATCTTCACGCAATTGCTCTTTCAGGAAGCCAGCTTGTTGCGGTGTCCAGAATTCAGCATCGATGAGCTTTTTATCGTCGGGCAGAGGGGAATGGCTGGCGATGAAATCGTCGATGGCCTTTTCGCTGGAGTCCAGGCCAAGTTGGTCGAACAAGCCTTTCAAGTCGTGTGTCGGTGAGTCCATCTTCATCTCCTTGCAGTTAATCGATCGCGAGCAGTGCGCAATCCACTGTGCAGTGGCTATGCATCTGAGAGAACGGCGCGCCAAGAGTTCGATAGGGGTTTAGCAGCTTTCTCCGGATTCGCCACCAATGATGGCAATGGGCTATTGCCTGGTGGCATTTCAAGGATTACGATGCCGTCGCGTTTCTGGCGTCACTCTGCCGCCAGTCAAAGAGTCCATACACGGATGTAGTCGACACTCGTTCCCAAGGTTTAACACCTTCCGGTGCTGATCCGTCCCATCCTTTGTGCGATTTCTTTTGAGCCGACGCGACTCCGATCCCGCATGAAAAAGGATGTAAACAGTGAAGCGTCTAGCTTATTTGATGGCCATCGCGCTTGGCCTGTCGTTGACCGGCTGTGTGTCATTCACGCCGCTGGGGCCTATCGGCGAACCCCTGAGTGCTGCGCCGTCCACCCTCGATCGTAGTGCCGAGATCAGCGATGTGGTGATTTCCGCTCCCGATCTGGACGATAAGGAGCGTGCCGCCGGTAGCCGGCAGTTGACCGATCAGGTCAGCGCCTATGTCGATAAAAGCGACTATTTCAAGCGGATCGTGGTGTTCCCGGCGAAGGCCGGCGAGGACGACGTGGTCCTCAAGTTCAACCTGACCTCACTGGCTGGAAAACGCACCATGCACCCGGCTTACATCCCGGGTGCGCTGGTTACGCTGACGATCTGGATCTGGGTCGACGGCCCGATCTACGTCGACAAGTACGACCTTGCCGGCGAACTGATCATCGAAGACCGCCAGGGCAAGCAATTGGCCAGGTCGGTCGAGCAGGTCAAGCTCGACAAGAATGTCGGCCTGTGGAATGCCGATTACCTCAATCCTCGTCTTGGCGGTACACAGTTGCGCGAATTGATCGCTCAATTGCTGGCCAGTGCCACCCCTCAACTGCGAACCCCGTCCAAGGAGCTGGCTGCACATGAATAAGTACCTACTGATTTTGTTGCTGTTGGTCAGCAGCACCCTGACGGGTTGCATCTCCTACTCCCAGCATCAATTGCCGCCAGTCGAACAGTGGCCGCCAGCCCAGGCCAGGCAGGACAAGCCCACGGCTTATCTGCATGTGACCACCCAGAGTCAGTTCAACGGCGAACTGTCGGGTGGTGTGGGGAATGCGGAGTTGGTGCAAAAGCACATTCTGGAAACGTTCAAGGAGTCCGGGCAATTCAAAAGCGTGACGACGGACAAGGTCGATTCGAGCCTGTACGTATCGAGTACCTTGACCAACAACGAGCAAGGGAATCTGGCCAGTGCCTGGCTGACCGGGTTCACGCTGTTCGTGATTCCTACCACGTTCAGCAACACGTTCACGCTGGAAACGGTATTCAAGGATCAGGAAGGCAATGTGCTGGGCAAGATCGTCAAACAGGAAAGTACTCGCACCTGGTTGCAGGTCCTGCTGATTGTCGGTTTGCCATTCAATGAACGCGGGGATGCGCTGCTCAAGCACCTGACCCAAAGCACGCTGGATGAAGCAGTCAAACGCAAACTGATCTGACCTTGTCGAGACACCGTGCAGCCTGTTCAAGGCGTGCACACCGCAGGTACCTCGCGGGCCGAGGTACCTGTTCCAGACGGGGATTGGCCCGGCACAACTTCGGTTGAAGTTGTTCAATCCGTTACTTCAATCGTTTAATACAGTTCTTCCGGCCCGTCAGGGCGTCGGCGAGTCGTGTTCAGGCTTTCAACGCACCTTCATCGACAGCGAGCTTCAGGGCCTTGGCGGCTTCCTGGGCGGCGATGGCGGCGATGTCCGAAGTTTTGAACCAGCGATCTTTCTCGACCTGGTGATACGTCACCGTGGTGAGAGGCGGTTTGGCGCGCATGATAATGACGGCCTGGAATTCGCCTTCGACTTCTCTGGCTTCGCCCCGGATAAAAAATTCACCGATATCAAATTCCGTCACGTAGCAGCCTTCCCTTGGAAATATTCTATTGTGTTGAACGCCGTCCGGCTTGGGAACGGGTTTCATTGGTTCGGCAGTATGGCAGTAGTTGCTTGCCGACGGCTGAGTTAACTCGTCGGCGTGACGAAACGTCTATAGGAAGGGAATGAGGCAGAACGTTCAGCTGCGTAACTCGAGCGCGCGAGCAAGCGCACAGGCTTCGTTATGATTGCTGCGGAAACCTCTTACGTGGCCCGTGGAAATTTCCTTGATGTGGAAGAAGGCATTACCGGCCAATACCACCTGGAAGCGCGGCATGGCGGGCTCGGCAGGGTGAAACGCCGTGTGCGGGAACATCGCAGGGGGCAGCGTGGATGGATGGTTTGTGTGAGGCGTGAAGTGTGTCAGTGTGCACATATGAAGTCCTTTTCATGGTTTTGCCGACGTGTGTACGTCGTTTTGGGTAGTCTCGATGAGCATCGCTGCTCTAGAATCACCGCCACGGGTTGGTGATTGATGTTCATCTAAAGCAATTTTTTGCGGGCGATATGTCGGAAAAATGCTTTTTTTGCAGCGTTTTTTCCCTAAGGTTGGTAATCCTGTTTTTCCGGCGGACAGAAGGGCGTTTTCCTTCAACTTCTGACGAACGCCAGGCAAGACGCCGCGAGTGACATTCCAGTAGTCTTCTCACGCCTCGCGATGGATGGGCACTCTGCTCGTTTCCGGATTCGACCCGGGCCCTTTGGCTACAATCTTCGGCATTGCCGCTTTTTTCTGCTGGGCGCTGCCTGACAGCGTGCAGCATCATTTTCAGATGTGGGGATGTTTCCTTGGCAGTAAGTAATCTCGATATGCATGCTTTGTTCGTGCTGGGTGATTTGCGCGCAAAGCTGGTTAAACAGTTCCAGTCACGTTTTGTTTACATCACCGAACAGAACGCTGA
Proteins encoded in this window:
- a CDS encoding response regulator transcription factor, producing the protein MTRILTIEDDAVTAREIVAELSSHGLDVDWVDNGREGLERAVSGNYDLITLDRMLPELDGLAIVTTLRTMGVSTPILMISALSDVDERVRGLRAGGDDYLTKPFATDEMAARVEVLLRRQNTVTAKATTLRVADLELNLISHEASRDGQLLTLLPTEYKLLEFLMRNTGQILSRMMIFEEVWGYHFDPGTNLIDVHIGRLRKKIDPPGNVPLIRTVRGSGYVIAEPL
- a CDS encoding pyridoxal phosphate-dependent decarboxylase family protein; this encodes MIDQQSLSVLPELMHKLKSGFSPGSDFSIPLDHHDQEILESLVQRLKNTDPYFSPDYMGHMSSYVHPLSSSAYWLAMQLNSNNHSYDGGRATTELEHECISELGNLFGWNTAQGHLCSGGTIGNFEALWSAREQGCNVVIASRSAHYCHKRAAGILGMTYLEARVDEQHRIDLEHVSEMLAGSGSAVIVATCGTTAVGAVDGIAQLASLAMSHSSLLHVDAAYGGYYRLVASCLDKKVGSDLRAITLADSVVVDPHKHGMQGFGCGAVLFRDDRQRVYAHEAPYTYGDKTRDHLGLISLECSRPGAAAAALWATLQAFPLVAEGRFGERLRTCHDQAIAFYEALLDHPRYRPLLKPDTDIVCLVPRACADPVDQLTMVQQDVTRLKTAGIHVATMLFESPGAPVLHGIRCVMMKPEHGGTAQRLLEILGTPGSMI
- a CDS encoding glutathione S-transferase; protein product: MKLIGMLDSPYVRRVAITAKRLGIDLDHQSVSVFRHFEQFQQINPVVKAPTLVLDDGEVLIDSTLIIEYLEALAAPGKSLMPDKLDQRLRSLRLIGLALAACEKSVQLYYERNLRPAEIQFEPWVERVEGQLAAAFSALERELEMQPLKTDGSIDQDGITLAVAWSFTHLVVPDQVEDQPFPHISAFAAYAEGLKEFVSTPMLED
- a CDS encoding TraR/DksA family transcriptional regulator; the encoded protein is MTKDKLLAMPADDYMNAEQHAFFSELLQNMKVETHERIEQNRIAIESLDTPADPADAASVEEERTWLVNAIDRDQRMLPQLEQALERIKEDSFGWCDDSGEAIGLKRLLISPTTKYCIEAQERHEQIDKHQRQA
- a CDS encoding methyl-accepting chemotaxis protein, with protein sequence MIATEHATSTLSRAALSAASEAHQSSAAGRTELVESISRMHQLSQRASNSRELIEALSLRSDDIQRVTLVIQSIASQTNLLALNAAIEAARAGEHGRGFAVVADEVRGLAARTATATGEVGEMVADIQQRTAQVVEQIRQLSSDLDIGVQQVEHTGEHLENIARLAAGVESQVGEIARGAETNREQLDSLFHAIEQMRGDLAISDQQTQRLAQAAVQMEGQAETISERLAEVGLDDYHQRIYDLAREGASQIAARFEADIDQGVVSLDDLFDRSYQAIPNTSPAKFQTRFDRYTDKILPAIQEPLLPRHEGLVFAIACTQQGYVPTHNKVFSQPLTGDVQVDTLQNRTKRKFADRTGIRCGSHQQAVLLQTYTRDTGELMHDLSVPIMVKGRHWGGLRLGYKPENAR
- a CDS encoding DUF2789 domain-containing protein, translating into MDSPTHDLKGLFDQLGLDSSEKAIDDFIASHSPLPDDKKLIDAEFWTPQQAGFLKEQLREDADWARVVDDLNLRMHQVH